A single window of Chloroflexota bacterium DNA harbors:
- a CDS encoding Glu/Leu/Phe/Val dehydrogenase dimerization domain-containing protein, protein MGLDDRIRAVLVNPEREVRVNLTIERDNGQLASFVGYRVQHNSARGPMKGGLRYHPLVDMDEVAGLASLMTWKTAVIDLPFGGAKGGICCDPKSMSSEELERLTRKFVQKIHDVIGPQLDIPA, encoded by the coding sequence ATGGGGCTCGACGATCGCATCCGAGCCGTGCTGGTGAATCCCGAGCGCGAGGTCCGCGTCAACCTCACCATCGAGCGCGATAACGGTCAACTTGCCAGCTTCGTGGGTTACCGCGTCCAGCACAACAGCGCCCGCGGCCCCATGAAGGGGGGGCTTCGGTACCATCCGCTCGTCGACATGGACGAGGTGGCCGGCCTCGCGTCGCTGATGACGTGGAAGACCGCAGTGATCGATCTTCCGTTCGGCGGCGCGAAGGGCGGGATCTGTTGCGATCCGAAGAGCATGTCCTCCGAGGAGCTGGAGCGGCTCACCCGCAAGTTTGTCCAGAAGATCCACGACGTCATCGGTCCCCAGCTAGATATCCCAGCGC
- a CDS encoding ABC transporter substrate-binding protein: MAMVACSGGDESHEQVAPPPQQQAPVAKWQELLSAGKREGEVVILGPEDDTLRGALTETFQRRSGITVRYVSQAGGAQSQGGSAAASNPYDLFVGDPVQALMTLTPNGALDPLPAHLVLDEVTSPDQWSNGGIEYAGPNRELAIMTRFEPAVVVVNANLVGADRITSYRDLLDPSWAGRIIIDDPRLPGSGLAAFTFFYLHPNLGPDFIRALVAQRPRVMHDPDAEAEGIASGGFAALVGGSPTAVQRRVDDGAPIATVDPKNVREGTAQGTGYGSVGIFSHPPHPNAANVYVNWLLSREGQLALAKPMGYTSNRLDVPADGQQAIQPPPVVVTGVKIYGQEAASARPRLAELLEQVLGQS; the protein is encoded by the coding sequence ATGGCGATGGTCGCGTGCTCCGGCGGTGACGAATCGCACGAGCAGGTCGCGCCCCCTCCCCAGCAACAGGCCCCCGTAGCCAAGTGGCAGGAGCTGCTTTCGGCCGGGAAGCGCGAGGGCGAGGTCGTCATCCTCGGCCCGGAGGATGACACGCTGCGGGGCGCCCTCACCGAGACCTTCCAGCGGCGATCGGGGATCACCGTTCGCTACGTGAGCCAGGCTGGCGGTGCGCAATCCCAGGGCGGGAGCGCCGCGGCGAGCAACCCGTACGACCTCTTCGTCGGCGACCCCGTTCAGGCCCTGATGACGCTCACGCCAAATGGTGCGCTCGATCCGCTGCCCGCGCACTTGGTTCTCGACGAGGTCACGAGCCCAGACCAATGGAGCAACGGTGGAATCGAATACGCAGGACCCAATCGCGAGCTGGCGATCATGACGCGCTTCGAGCCCGCGGTTGTGGTCGTCAACGCGAACCTCGTGGGCGCGGACCGGATTACGTCGTATCGAGACTTGCTCGACCCGTCGTGGGCGGGCCGGATCATCATCGACGACCCACGGCTGCCCGGCAGCGGTCTCGCGGCATTTACGTTCTTCTACCTTCATCCAAATCTCGGGCCTGACTTCATCCGCGCGCTGGTGGCGCAGCGGCCGCGAGTCATGCACGATCCGGACGCGGAGGCCGAGGGGATCGCCAGCGGCGGGTTCGCGGCACTGGTGGGCGGCTCGCCCACGGCTGTGCAGCGGCGAGTCGATGACGGTGCTCCCATCGCCACGGTGGACCCGAAGAACGTGCGCGAGGGGACCGCCCAGGGCACGGGGTACGGGTCGGTGGGGATATTCAGCCATCCTCCGCACCCGAACGCCGCCAACGTCTACGTCAACTGGCTGTTATCGCGGGAGGGGCAGCTCGCCCTGGCGAAGCCGATGGGATACACCAGCAACCGCCTGGACGTGCCAGCCGATGGCCAACAGGCCATCCAGCCTCCGCCGGTGGTCGTCACCGGCGTTAAGATCTACGGCCAAGAGGCCGCATCCGCCCGCCCGCGTCTTGCGGAGTTACTGGAACAGGTGCTCGGGCAATCGTGA